The stretch of DNA TCGCTACAGCCGATGCTGCCAATCCTTGAATCTGTTGTGCAAAACGGCAAGCCGCTCTTGATTATCGCCGAAGACATCGAAGGCGAAGCCCTCGCCACACTCGTGGTCAATAAGCTCCGCGGTGGCCTTAAAATCGCGGCTGTGAAAGCCCCTGGTTTTGGTGATCGCCGCAAAGCGATGCTCCAAGATATCGCTATCTTGACAGGCGGCACTGTGATTTCAGAAGATCTGGGTATCAAGCTTGAAAACGTCTCGTTGAAAGATTTGGGCCGCGCGAAGCACGTCCACATCACGAAGGACGACACAGTCATCGTTGACGGCAACGGCAAGAAAAAAGACATCACAGCCCGTGTCGAGCAAATCCGCGCCCAAGCAGAGGCGACAAGCTCTGACTATGACCGTGAAAAGCTACAAGAGCGTCTTGCGAAACTCGCAGGCGGTGTAGCCGTTATCAAAGTCGGCGGGTCAACCGAGATCGAAGTGAAAGAGCGTAAAGACCGTGTCGATGACGCGCTAAACGCAACACGCGCAGCGGTTGAAGAAGGCATCGTCCCCGGTGGCGGTACGGCTCTCTTGCGTGCGTCACGCTTCATCAACGTCAAAGGCCTTAATGATGACGAGCAAGCGGGTATCGAGATCGTGAAAGCGGCGCTGCAATATCCTGTGCGCCAAATCGCGGATAACGCAGGCGTCGAAGGCGCCGTTGTTGTCGGGAATATCCTGGCTGAAAACAAAGCCAATTACGGCTATGACGCGCAAATGAACGTCTATGTTGATATGGTCAAAGCCGGTATCATCGACCCCGTCAAAGTGGTGCGCACCGCGTTGATGGACGCCGCCTCTGTCGCAGGTCTTATCCTAACCACAGAAGCCGCCATCGTCGAATCGCCTAAGAAGGAATCCGCCGGCGGCGGTATGCCAGACATGGGCGGAATGGGCGGCATGGGAGGCATGATGTAGTTTGTGAGAATTGGTCCGCAGGATCAATTCGCCAAACGACCGCGAGCGAGGGTTCAAGCCCTCGCGAAGCGGC from Fretibacter rubidus encodes:
- the groL gene encoding chaperonin GroEL (60 kDa chaperone family; promotes refolding of misfolded polypeptides especially under stressful conditions; forms two stacked rings of heptamers to form a barrel-shaped 14mer; ends can be capped by GroES; misfolded proteins enter the barrel where they are refolded when GroES binds) gives rise to the protein MAAKDVKFGSEARAKMLEGVDILANAVKVTLGPKGRNVVIEKSFGAPRTTKDGVSVAKEIELEDKFQNLGAMMLREVSSKTNDKAGDGTTTATVLAQAIVREGLKRVAAGMNPMDLKRGIDKASSEIAGDLLAKAKKISKSSEIAQVGTISANGEAAIGEMIAEAMSKVGNEGVITVEEGKTAETELDVVEGMQFDRGYLSPYFITDAEKMRAEMDDPYILLNEGKLTSLQPMLPILESVVQNGKPLLIIAEDIEGEALATLVVNKLRGGLKIAAVKAPGFGDRRKAMLQDIAILTGGTVISEDLGIKLENVSLKDLGRAKHVHITKDDTVIVDGNGKKKDITARVEQIRAQAEATSSDYDREKLQERLAKLAGGVAVIKVGGSTEIEVKERKDRVDDALNATRAAVEEGIVPGGGTALLRASRFINVKGLNDDEQAGIEIVKAALQYPVRQIADNAGVEGAVVVGNILAENKANYGYDAQMNVYVDMVKAGIIDPVKVVRTALMDAASVAGLILTTEAAIVESPKKESAGGGMPDMGGMGGMGGMM